The Pseudarthrobacter sp. BIM B-2242 region TTGAGGCCGAAGCCGGGGCCCCGATCCTTCACGAACACTTCAGCCCGGCCGTCCGAGACCTCCAAGTACACGGAGACGGTCCCGCCGCCGTGACGGGAAGCATTCAGCATGGCCTCGCGGCTAGCCTGGACCAGCGCTTCGTGGGCCTCGGTCATGGCCGCATCCCCCACGCTCACCACCTCCACGGCGTTGCCCAGGACGTCTTCCACCTCGGCTGCGGCGGCCTTGATCCGGTCCGAAAGCTGACCAGCTTCCTTGCCGGGATCCTGGAACAGCCAGCCCCGCAGCTCCCGCTCCTGAGCCCTGGCCAGGCGCACCACATCATGTTCGTTGGCGGCCCGCCGCTGGATCAGTGCCAGGGTCTGCAGCACGGAATCGTGCAGGTGGGCCGCGATCTCGGCCCGCTCGGTCTCCCTGATTCTGCCTGCGCGCTCCGTTTCCAGGTCGCGCCAGAATTTGAGTGCCCACGGCAGCAGCACGATTATTACACCGCCCAGCACCGCCACCGAGGCCAGCAGCGCCAGCCAGGTCTGTTCCCAGGAACCGGACCCGGACACCATCACCAGCACGCCAGCCACTACCAGCGCGAGGCCCGCCGCGAGGCGCGCCCAGCCGCCCGCCTGATCGGCTTTGGTTTTGTCCACCAGCCCGGCGCGGCGGCTCTCATCGAGCTGCATCCAGGCGATGGCGGCGCCGCCGAGTACAGCCGCGGCGGGAATGAGGGTCCCCAGTGGCACGTCCACGCCCAGGAGCTGGGCGATCATAATGCCCGCAACCAGCAGAAGGCCGGCTCCTAACAGGATCTCCTTGCCGTACCGCATGCTGCGGAAGCGGAACCACGGCGGACTCACGCCCGCACCATAGCCCGCAGCGGACGGGTCAGCAGCGCCGGAACCGTAGGCTGCGCCGGAGCCGTACGCGGCAGTACCGTACGCAGCTGCGGCGGCGGAAGCACCGGCGTCGGGCACTT contains the following coding sequences:
- a CDS encoding ATP-binding protein — protein: MTTAMTRPPLVRSPDRVIAGVCSGLAAHLGWPVKNVRLGMALATLAGGAGLAFYAWLWIMVPTADESARRNAKRPASPIAPTVSLVPSPATSKLQGLPAVAGPWEVPDAGASAAAAAYGTAAYGSGAAYGSGAADPSAAGYGAGVSPPWFRFRSMRYGKEILLGAGLLLVAGIMIAQLLGVDVPLGTLIPAAAVLGGAAIAWMQLDESRRAGLVDKTKADQAGGWARLAAGLALVVAGVLVMVSGSGSWEQTWLALLASVAVLGGVIIVLLPWALKFWRDLETERAGRIRETERAEIAAHLHDSVLQTLALIQRRAANEHDVVRLARAQERELRGWLFQDPGKEAGQLSDRIKAAAAEVEDVLGNAVEVVSVGDAAMTEAHEALVQASREAMLNASRHGGGTVSVYLEVSDGRAEVFVKDRGPGFGLNDVPEDRLGVRESIIGRMKRHGGTASIASTPDGTEVRLGLPARLPDNTRQPDNGRQQDTTRQPDTMRQPDNAGGRS